The Pan paniscus chromosome 3, NHGRI_mPanPan1-v2.0_pri, whole genome shotgun sequence genome includes a window with the following:
- the C3H4orf33 gene encoding UPF0462 protein C4orf33 homolog isoform X3, with the protein MDFKIEHTWDGFPVKHEPVFIRLNPGDRGVVIDISAPFFNDPPAPLGEPGKPFNELWDYEVVEAFFLNDITEQYLEVELCPHGQHLVLLLSGRRNVWKQELPLSFRVSRGETKWEGKAYLPWSYFPPNVTKFNSFAIHGSKDKRSYEALYPVPQHELQQGQKPDLQHCLR; encoded by the exons ATGGATTTTAAAATTGAACACACTTGGGATGGTTTTCCAGTGAAGCATGAGCCCGTATTTATCAGGCTGAATCCAGGTGACAGAGGAGTGGTGATAGACATTAGTGCTCCATTTTTCAATGATCCTCCAGCCCCACTTGGAGAACCAGGAAAACCTTTCAATGAACTGTGGGATTATGAAG TTGTGGAAGCATTTTTCTTGAATGATATAACTGAGCAATATTTAGAAGTTGAACTTTGTCC CCACGGACAGCATTTAGTGCTTTTACTTTCTGGAAGAAGAAATGTGTggaaa CAAGAACTTCCTTTATCGTTCAGAGTGTCCAGAGGAGAGACAAAATGGGAAGGCAAAGCTTATCTCCCTTGGAGTTATTTTCCACCAAATGTGACAAAATTCAATTCATTTGCAATTCATGGATCAAAAGATAAACGAAGTTATGAAGCTCTTTACCCTGTACCTCAGCATGAACTGCAGCAAGGACAAAAACCTGATTT GCAACACTGCTTACGATAA
- the C3H4orf33 gene encoding UPF0462 protein C4orf33 homolog isoform X1, with the protein MDFKIEHTWDGFPVKHEPVFIRLNPGDRGVVIDISAPFFNDPPAPLGEPGKPFNELWDYEVVEAFFLNDITEQYLEVELCPHGQHLVLLLSGRRNVWKQELPLSFRVSRGETKWEGKAYLPWSYFPPNVTKFNSFAIHGSKDKRSYEALYPVPQHELQQGQKPDFHCLEYFKSFNFNTLLGEEWKQPESDLWLIEKCDI; encoded by the exons ATGGATTTTAAAATTGAACACACTTGGGATGGTTTTCCAGTGAAGCATGAGCCCGTATTTATCAGGCTGAATCCAGGTGACAGAGGAGTGGTGATAGACATTAGTGCTCCATTTTTCAATGATCCTCCAGCCCCACTTGGAGAACCAGGAAAACCTTTCAATGAACTGTGGGATTATGAAG TTGTGGAAGCATTTTTCTTGAATGATATAACTGAGCAATATTTAGAAGTTGAACTTTGTCC CCACGGACAGCATTTAGTGCTTTTACTTTCTGGAAGAAGAAATGTGTggaaa CAAGAACTTCCTTTATCGTTCAGAGTGTCCAGAGGAGAGACAAAATGGGAAGGCAAAGCTTATCTCCCTTGGAGTTATTTTCCACCAAATGTGACAAAATTCAATTCATTTGCAATTCATGGATCAAAAGATAAACGAAGTTATGAAGCTCTTTACCCTGTACCTCAGCATGAACTGCAGCAAGGACAAAAACCTGATTT ccATTGCCTAGAATACTTCAAGTCTTTCAATTTTAACACACTGCTTGGAGAAGAGTGGAAACAACCGGAATCAGACCTGTGGCTAATAGAGAAATGTGATATATAG
- the C3H4orf33 gene encoding UPF0462 protein C4orf33 homolog isoform X2, with amino-acid sequence MDFKIEHTWDGFPVKHEPVFIRLNPGDRGVVIDISAPFFNDPPAPLGEPGKPFNELWDYEVVEAFFLNDITEQYLEVELCPHGQHLVLLLSGRRNVWKQELPLSFRVSRGETKWEGKAYLPWSYFPPNVTKFNSFAIHGSKDKRSYEALYPVPQHELQQGQKPDLAKGPEASMFPGVNKRSPVTRKSNLQLSL; translated from the exons ATGGATTTTAAAATTGAACACACTTGGGATGGTTTTCCAGTGAAGCATGAGCCCGTATTTATCAGGCTGAATCCAGGTGACAGAGGAGTGGTGATAGACATTAGTGCTCCATTTTTCAATGATCCTCCAGCCCCACTTGGAGAACCAGGAAAACCTTTCAATGAACTGTGGGATTATGAAG TTGTGGAAGCATTTTTCTTGAATGATATAACTGAGCAATATTTAGAAGTTGAACTTTGTCC CCACGGACAGCATTTAGTGCTTTTACTTTCTGGAAGAAGAAATGTGTggaaa CAAGAACTTCCTTTATCGTTCAGAGTGTCCAGAGGAGAGACAAAATGGGAAGGCAAAGCTTATCTCCCTTGGAGTTATTTTCCACCAAATGTGACAAAATTCAATTCATTTGCAATTCATGGATCAAAAGATAAACGAAGTTATGAAGCTCTTTACCCTGTACCTCAGCATGAACTGCAGCAAGGACAAAAACCTGATTT agCTAAAGGGCCAGAGGCATCAATGTTTCCTGGTGTGAACAAACGGTCCCCTGTTACAAGGAAATCTAATCTTCAGTTATCTCTCTAG